A single region of the Lactobacillus xylocopicola genome encodes:
- a CDS encoding LytTR family DNA-binding domain-containing protein translates to MLVNQTAIADLKELFITVNTPQIDADSTNLRNNLDRFLNDQAITGYRAGRKKIIPYYEIISIHTENKAVVCETIDGLYQLKKRLYEIRELLPYRLFVQISSSEILNFSCIQEFALTRNGIYQVILKNGKTTYTSRRYMQVINKEYLP, encoded by the coding sequence ATGCTAGTAAACCAAACAGCAATTGCTGATCTAAAGGAGCTTTTTATTACTGTCAACACGCCCCAGATTGATGCGGATAGCACCAACCTGCGCAATAACCTGGATCGGTTCTTGAATGACCAAGCCATTACCGGTTACCGCGCAGGTCGTAAAAAAATTATTCCCTATTATGAAATCATCTCAATTCATACTGAAAACAAGGCAGTTGTTTGCGAAACCATAGATGGACTCTACCAGCTCAAAAAAAGACTTTATGAAATCAGAGAACTTTTACCCTACCGCCTATTTGTCCAAATTTCTAGTTCTGAAATCCTAAATTTTAGTTGCATTCAGGAATTTGCTCTTACCCGTAACGGAATCTACCAAGTCATCCTCAAAAATGGCAAAACAACCTATACCTCGCGTCGCTACATGCAAGTAATCAACAAGGAGTACCTACCATGA
- a CDS encoding PTS sugar transporter subunit IIC produces MKKFQKWLEKYLVPFSNKLGQNKVLQSISAGMVMTLPVTIGASIFSIFASFPIKPVADWFAKIGVTSSMTAIVNGTMNILAVFIAFSIAYNYAQKANANGAIAGLFSLASFFILMPQVVPGKKPVNAFQITYLGSEGIIVAILLSVLIGVFYVKLSRNKKLTIKLPDSVPSMVSSSLEPLIIGIIIFIAVFMVRVIFDFSPFDSVFDFINKLITSPLLHVGGSPITLILIMVLSNLLFTFGIHPAAIQSVIIPIVISMMVGSTPAYQAGKTIPYLSNLVVFAFSNNDAAGATLSLVLIALLFGKSKRYKEFFKVSALPNIFNINEPIIFGMPIVLNPLMFIPFILSSFISGGVALLAVKVGFITNYNPSLGMGMPWTMPKLISDAMIMGWQGAVVWLINFALMVVVYLPFFRVADNQAFEEENK; encoded by the coding sequence GTGAAAAAATTCCAAAAATGGCTAGAAAAATACCTAGTCCCATTTTCAAACAAATTAGGGCAAAACAAGGTCCTGCAAAGCATTTCGGCTGGAATGGTAATGACGCTGCCAGTCACAATTGGCGCCTCAATTTTCTCGATTTTTGCTAGTTTTCCGATTAAGCCAGTAGCTGATTGGTTTGCAAAGATTGGCGTGACCAGTTCGATGACAGCTATTGTCAATGGTACGATGAACATTTTGGCGGTTTTTATTGCCTTTTCAATTGCCTATAACTATGCGCAAAAGGCTAATGCCAATGGTGCCATTGCTGGATTATTCAGTTTAGCCAGTTTTTTTATTTTGATGCCACAAGTTGTTCCGGGCAAAAAGCCAGTGAACGCTTTTCAAATTACTTATCTAGGTAGTGAAGGGATTATTGTTGCAATTTTACTTTCTGTTTTAATTGGCGTATTTTACGTGAAATTAAGTAGAAATAAGAAATTGACGATTAAGTTACCAGATTCGGTACCAAGCATGGTCAGTTCTTCACTCGAACCTCTGATTATTGGGATCATTATCTTTATAGCAGTTTTTATGGTTAGAGTGATTTTTGATTTTTCACCATTTGATAGTGTCTTTGACTTTATTAATAAGTTAATTACAAGTCCACTGCTGCACGTTGGTGGTTCACCGATTACCTTAATTCTCATTATGGTTTTGTCAAATCTATTGTTTACGTTTGGTATTCATCCAGCGGCAATTCAATCTGTGATTATTCCAATTGTTATCTCAATGATGGTGGGCAGTACGCCTGCATATCAGGCTGGTAAAACGATTCCTTATTTAAGCAATCTAGTAGTGTTTGCCTTTTCAAATAATGATGCCGCAGGTGCCACCCTTAGTTTAGTGTTAATTGCACTACTTTTTGGAAAATCAAAGCGGTACAAAGAATTCTTCAAGGTATCAGCTTTACCTAACATTTTTAATATCAATGAACCAATTATTTTTGGAATGCCAATTGTGTTAAATCCACTGATGTTTATCCCATTTATTCTGTCCAGCTTTATTTCTGGCGGGGTAGCTTTGTTGGCAGTTAAAGTTGGTTTTATAACCAATTACAATCCGAGCCTGGGCATGGGGATGCCGTGGACAATGCCTAAGTTAATTTCTGATGCAATGATTATGGGCTGGCAGGGTGCAGTTGTATGGTTGATTAACTTTGCATTGATGGTTGTTGTTTATCTGCCCTTCTTTAGAGTAGCTGACAACCAAGCTTTTGAGGAGGAAAATAAATAA
- the pgmB gene encoding beta-phosphoglucomutase, whose translation MKGVLFDLDGVIADTSVYHFQAWRKLIKDHFNRELPNELEKQTKGVSRTDSLTAILNYLNIIVTEKEFQEMTEEKNIVFRELLTSLTPENILPGITALIAAFQAHNVKLSLASASLNGPFILTKLQLTNAFDAIVDPAQVAAGKPAPDIFLAAAKAINLNTRDCVGIEDSIAGIRAINRAGAFSVGVGSQSELGQAGLLFPQTSALNYQQIEQAWEKFS comes from the coding sequence ATGAAAGGCGTACTTTTTGATCTTGATGGCGTTATTGCAGATACGTCGGTATACCATTTTCAGGCTTGGCGCAAATTGATCAAGGATCATTTTAACCGCGAATTACCTAATGAACTGGAAAAACAAACCAAGGGAGTGAGTCGCACCGATTCATTAACTGCCATTTTAAATTATTTAAACATTATAGTTACCGAAAAAGAATTTCAAGAAATGACTGAAGAAAAAAATATAGTCTTTCGTGAACTGTTAACTAGTCTCACTCCTGAAAATATCTTACCAGGAATAACGGCTTTGATTGCAGCTTTTCAAGCACATAATGTTAAACTTTCCTTGGCTTCGGCAAGCTTGAATGGGCCCTTCATTCTCACAAAATTACAACTTACCAATGCGTTTGATGCCATCGTTGATCCCGCCCAAGTGGCAGCTGGCAAACCAGCTCCAGATATCTTTCTTGCGGCTGCCAAAGCAATTAACTTAAACACTCGTGATTGTGTTGGGATTGAAGACTCAATTGCAGGCATTAGGGCAATCAATCGTGCCGGGGCCTTCTCTGTTGGAGTTGGCTCTCAGTCAGAACTGGGCCAAGCTGGTTTACTCTTCCCTCAAACTTCTGCTTTGAATTACCAACAAATTGAGCAAGCCTGGGAAAAATTTAGCTAG
- a CDS encoding family 78 glycoside hydrolase catalytic domain: MIAINQLAINHLTEPLGYQLDNHLHVTFDVSSSEPPQDAQKKITVTADTVVYESAWEKYSNNFFDFEINLIPRTRYAVTVSIKNAATERSKTSFFETGKMDEPFTASWIGNPDHHLQNTLLKKEFRLHKKIAQARLYMTGLGVYETYLNSKKISAEVLAPGITAYDQLTQVQTYDVTNFLHPATNQELLISLGDGWYKGNFGFEGGQENIYGNRQMALAELHLHYTDGSEEIIVSDNSWLTTAGKITHSAIYYGEDYDDSSEPANWQPAIKLDYSKSILQDRLSLPLEVKEYLPVKKIIYTPAGETVLDFGQNHAGWPELFNQEPTGTTIKLQVGEILQNGNFYRDNLRAARAAFHYTSGGKSKWVRPHFTYFGYRYVKVTGNTKPLNKRDFRAAVIYSDMAVTGSIKTDNEKVNRLLQNIVWGQKSNFFDIPTDCPQRDERLGWSGDAAVFVGTAVLNMDCYAFFKKYAQDMKIEQETHQGMLPMYAPAFGNDSGGAAIWGDAATVIPWTVYQAYNDPAILRQNYSNMKAWVNWISQASSTRDLWTGCFQFGDWLSLDGENPAIPTGKTDEDFIASVYYYYSSLIVARAAKVLGFQNEAQHYSDQAQRVKEAIANEYITTTGRLAIDTQTAYALALHFNLVSKEHKNRVVKDLVNRLRKDNNHLKTGFVGTPIICQVLSENGEHKLAMQIFLNKDFPSWLYAVDLGATTIWERWNSVLPDGSMNPEGMNSLNHYSIGAVMQWVYQQVLGLAAQKNGYQQVTFAPQFDYRLKHVQGHYKSSYGNLEVDYRLETDKNHTIKIELNIPFGQEVTVKLPRVANTVVVNGAAKSLPLKLVSGRYTITYRPHTSYLEYYNLAMSVNQIMADQELVTKLQAISGVFTFLKRPENLKTFGSNSLLELNETLPFINISAEEFAEIKSIMAKTPLASERKFLHERRTF, from the coding sequence ATGATTGCAATTAATCAGCTGGCAATTAACCACTTAACCGAGCCCCTAGGCTATCAGTTAGATAATCACCTACATGTCACCTTCGACGTAAGTAGTTCAGAGCCACCACAAGATGCCCAGAAAAAAATCACTGTGACCGCCGATACCGTTGTTTACGAATCTGCTTGGGAAAAATATAGCAACAATTTTTTTGATTTTGAAATTAACCTAATTCCGCGCACGCGCTACGCAGTGACTGTTTCAATCAAAAATGCAGCTACTGAAAGAAGTAAGACCAGTTTTTTTGAAACGGGCAAAATGGACGAACCCTTTACCGCAAGCTGGATCGGTAATCCTGATCATCACCTGCAAAACACCCTTCTTAAAAAAGAATTCCGCTTGCATAAAAAAATAGCCCAGGCACGACTTTACATGACTGGCTTAGGAGTCTATGAAACTTACTTAAACAGCAAGAAAATCAGTGCAGAAGTACTGGCTCCTGGCATTACGGCCTATGATCAGTTAACGCAAGTCCAAACCTACGATGTAACCAACTTTCTGCACCCAGCTACCAACCAAGAACTGTTAATTTCCTTGGGTGATGGCTGGTATAAAGGCAATTTCGGTTTTGAGGGCGGCCAGGAAAATATTTATGGTAACCGTCAAATGGCACTAGCTGAACTTCATCTTCACTACACTGATGGTTCAGAAGAAATCATCGTAAGCGATAATTCTTGGTTAACCACCGCTGGAAAAATTACTCATTCAGCAATATATTATGGCGAAGATTACGACGATTCTAGCGAACCTGCTAATTGGCAACCCGCTATTAAACTTGATTATTCCAAAAGTATTTTGCAGGATCGGCTAAGCTTGCCACTTGAAGTTAAAGAATATCTACCTGTTAAAAAAATTATTTATACCCCTGCAGGCGAAACCGTTTTAGACTTTGGACAAAATCATGCTGGTTGGCCTGAACTGTTCAACCAAGAGCCAACCGGTACAACCATCAAACTACAAGTAGGCGAAATTTTACAAAATGGCAATTTTTACCGGGATAACTTAAGGGCAGCCAGAGCTGCTTTTCATTATACTTCCGGCGGAAAGTCCAAGTGGGTACGGCCCCACTTCACTTACTTTGGCTACCGTTACGTTAAGGTAACTGGTAACACCAAGCCACTAAATAAAAGGGACTTTAGAGCAGCCGTTATTTACTCTGATATGGCAGTAACTGGTAGCATTAAGACTGATAATGAGAAGGTTAACCGCCTCTTACAAAATATCGTCTGGGGACAAAAGAGCAACTTTTTTGATATTCCTACCGACTGTCCCCAACGAGATGAACGGTTAGGCTGGTCTGGCGATGCTGCTGTTTTTGTCGGGACCGCTGTCCTAAATATGGACTGTTATGCTTTCTTTAAAAAATACGCTCAAGATATGAAAATTGAACAGGAGACTCACCAAGGCATGTTGCCCATGTATGCCCCTGCATTTGGCAATGATAGTGGTGGTGCCGCAATTTGGGGTGATGCCGCTACCGTTATTCCGTGGACAGTTTACCAGGCCTATAATGATCCAGCTATTTTACGGCAAAATTATTCAAACATGAAGGCCTGGGTCAATTGGATTAGCCAAGCAAGCTCAACCAGGGACTTGTGGACTGGTTGCTTTCAATTTGGCGACTGGCTCTCCTTAGATGGCGAAAATCCCGCCATTCCAACAGGTAAAACGGATGAAGACTTTATTGCTTCGGTTTACTATTATTATTCTAGTTTGATTGTCGCGCGAGCTGCTAAAGTTCTTGGATTCCAAAATGAGGCCCAACATTATTCTGACCAAGCCCAGAGAGTTAAAGAAGCAATTGCTAATGAATACATCACAACTACTGGCCGGCTGGCTATTGATACCCAGACTGCTTATGCACTTGCCTTACACTTCAACCTCGTTTCAAAAGAACATAAAAATCGTGTTGTCAAGGATCTGGTTAACCGTCTTCGCAAGGACAATAACCACTTAAAGACCGGTTTTGTCGGCACCCCTATAATTTGCCAAGTTCTTTCAGAAAATGGCGAGCACAAGCTAGCCATGCAAATTTTCTTGAACAAAGACTTTCCTAGTTGGCTTTATGCTGTTGATCTTGGCGCAACAACTATTTGGGAACGTTGGAATTCTGTCTTGCCGGACGGTTCAATGAATCCTGAGGGAATGAATTCATTGAACCACTACTCCATAGGAGCCGTTATGCAATGGGTCTACCAGCAAGTTTTGGGGTTAGCCGCCCAAAAGAATGGCTACCAACAAGTAACTTTTGCCCCGCAATTTGACTACCGCCTTAAACACGTCCAGGGACACTATAAAAGCTCATACGGTAACTTAGAAGTCGATTATCGGCTGGAAACAGATAAAAACCACACCATCAAAATAGAATTAAATATCCCCTTTGGCCAGGAAGTGACTGTTAAACTGCCACGTGTTGCTAACACAGTAGTAGTTAATGGGGCTGCCAAAAGCTTGCCCTTAAAACTAGTAAGTGGACGCTACACTATTACTTACCGTCCACATACCAGCTACCTTGAATACTACAATTTAGCTATGTCAGTCAACCAGATAATGGCTGACCAAGAATTAGTGACTAAATTACAAGCAATTAGCGGCGTCTTCACCTTTTTAAAGCGTCCCGAAAACCTAAAGACTTTCGGATCGAACTCATTACTTGAATTAAATGAAACATTGCCGTTTATCAATATTTCTGCTGAAGAATTTGCTGAAATTAAATCAATTATGGCTAAAACACCATTAGCTAGTGAAAGGAAATTTTTACATGAAAGGCGTACTTTTTGA
- a CDS encoding AraC family transcriptional regulator yields MKEQILRLLRKNNSPKDWADVLAAVEKNGNLTEQVGRIGDEPVYRFFDTYSDHLILNSSSISIAVQPTESFIPFHTHDYVEIMIPLVKDCTVVLEHSEVTVKKDDLIFMGNRTIHKVQPIDKNSVVVNIALRSSAFSLNELDYLNRKEKGSNISNILFSLLSDEEYGEGRYSLFEINHDAKIRQLVYDLIAEYYHPDVQSDQLIRLEMLTLFSRLIRQAAKAEIKVKDYQKKHNNLLSLLLYIEKHYSNITLQKMATHFGFNPNYLSDYLKKHTGKTFIQLVHLQRINVAAEYLTYTTAPIERIANRVGYENPSYFYKIFKKYVGISPAQYRQQND; encoded by the coding sequence TTGAAAGAGCAAATTTTACGATTACTGCGAAAAAACAATTCTCCCAAAGACTGGGCAGACGTGTTAGCAGCGGTTGAAAAGAATGGTAATCTGACTGAACAGGTAGGCAGAATTGGCGATGAACCGGTCTACCGCTTCTTTGACACGTATTCTGACCACTTAATTCTTAATAGTAGTTCGATCTCAATTGCGGTTCAACCCACTGAATCTTTCATACCTTTTCACACACATGATTATGTAGAAATTATGATTCCATTGGTAAAAGATTGCACAGTGGTTTTAGAACATTCGGAAGTCACGGTTAAAAAGGATGACTTAATCTTCATGGGTAATAGGACGATTCATAAGGTTCAGCCAATTGACAAAAATAGTGTTGTGGTCAACATTGCCCTAAGAAGTTCAGCATTTTCGTTAAATGAACTCGACTATTTAAATCGCAAAGAAAAAGGTTCCAATATTTCTAACATACTCTTTTCTCTGTTGTCAGATGAAGAATATGGGGAGGGGCGTTACAGCTTATTTGAGATTAACCATGATGCTAAAATCAGACAGCTAGTTTATGATCTGATAGCAGAGTACTACCATCCTGATGTGCAATCCGATCAACTGATTCGGCTCGAGATGCTGACACTTTTTTCGCGCTTAATTCGCCAAGCTGCTAAGGCAGAAATTAAAGTAAAAGATTATCAAAAAAAGCATAACAATTTATTATCACTATTGTTGTATATTGAAAAACACTACAGTAATATTACCCTACAAAAAATGGCTACCCATTTTGGCTTCAACCCGAATTACTTATCAGATTATCTTAAAAAGCACACGGGCAAGACCTTTATTCAGTTGGTGCACTTGCAGCGCATCAATGTTGCGGCTGAATATCTGACCTATACTACAGCGCCAATTGAGCGAATAGCCAATCGCGTTGGTTATGAGAATCCCTCTTACTTTTATAAGATCTTCAAAAAATATGTTGGAATATCGCCGGCGCAATATCGTCAACAAAACGATTAA
- a CDS encoding glycoside hydrolase family 1 protein codes for MSNYYQLADDFPQDFLWGASTSAFQVEGAAKIDGKGITVADQRSKKGKYLDTSISVDHYHHLEEDVALMAELGLKSYRFSISWARIFPHGNDEKPNQKGVDFYDKLIKLLVKNKIEPIVTLFHFDCPVALVEQYGGWASRRAITDYYRYAKTLFELYGDRVNYWLTINEQSLLANVPAMNGIKDDNMLKLRQKGENSNYNMFLAQAKVYALCHELFPEAKIGPAVSYMTNFPYDHTSANALKSKSMEDLISFIDMDVALRGELPSYYLRYLKDNKLVLDIHDGDEEILQNGRANFLGLNWYSTSVFKLSHQENPKMLAGVISNVEKVRDKRLMNSEWDFSYDPVGLRFALQKVNDRYPNIPIIITECGWPEREELDNGAVHDQKRIKYLNGHIFELREAIRDGVNVISFNPWSFLDLLSVNDGMDKRYGLVFVNRDNESEKDLARYPKDSFYFYQKVIKTNAKNVVELNINEAK; via the coding sequence ATGAGTAATTATTATCAGCTTGCAGATGACTTTCCCCAAGACTTTTTGTGGGGGGCGAGTACTTCTGCCTTTCAGGTCGAAGGTGCCGCCAAAATTGATGGTAAGGGTATTACCGTGGCGGATCAACGTTCTAAAAAAGGTAAATATCTTGATACTTCAATTTCAGTTGACCACTATCATCACCTTGAAGAAGATGTTGCGTTAATGGCTGAACTCGGCCTAAAAAGTTACCGTTTTTCAATTTCTTGGGCCCGTATTTTTCCTCATGGAAATGATGAAAAACCCAATCAAAAGGGGGTTGATTTTTATGACAAATTAATCAAGTTGTTAGTGAAAAATAAGATTGAGCCCATCGTTACACTATTTCATTTTGACTGTCCCGTAGCCTTAGTCGAACAGTATGGCGGCTGGGCTAGCCGCCGAGCAATAACGGACTATTATCGCTATGCCAAAACCCTGTTCGAATTGTATGGTGATCGGGTAAATTACTGGTTAACGATCAATGAGCAATCTTTACTGGCAAATGTACCAGCGATGAACGGAATTAAAGATGATAATATGCTCAAGTTGCGGCAAAAAGGTGAAAATTCCAATTACAACATGTTCTTGGCACAAGCAAAGGTTTATGCGCTATGCCATGAGCTGTTTCCTGAAGCAAAAATTGGGCCAGCAGTTTCGTATATGACGAATTTCCCTTATGACCATACATCAGCCAATGCCTTAAAGAGCAAGTCGATGGAAGATTTGATTTCTTTTATTGACATGGATGTAGCCTTGAGAGGTGAATTACCGTCTTATTACCTGCGCTACTTAAAAGATAATAAATTAGTTTTAGATATTCACGATGGTGACGAAGAAATATTGCAAAACGGGCGGGCCAACTTTCTTGGACTAAACTGGTATTCAACTTCGGTTTTCAAACTTAGTCACCAAGAAAATCCCAAAATGCTTGCTGGTGTAATTTCAAACGTTGAGAAGGTAAGGGATAAGCGGTTAATGAACTCTGAATGGGATTTTTCGTACGATCCGGTAGGCTTGCGGTTTGCATTGCAAAAGGTTAATGATCGTTATCCTAACATCCCAATCATCATTACCGAATGCGGCTGGCCTGAGCGGGAAGAACTGGATAATGGGGCAGTTCATGATCAAAAGCGAATTAAGTACTTGAATGGACATATTTTTGAATTGCGGGAAGCGATAAGAGATGGGGTCAACGTAATATCCTTTAACCCTTGGTCCTTCCTGGATTTATTAAGTGTTAATGATGGCATGGATAAGCGCTATGGCTTAGTTTTCGTTAATCGCGACAACGAGTCGGAAAAAGACCTGGCAAGATATCCAAAGGATAGTTTTTACTTTTACCAAAAGGTAATCAAGACCAACGCCAAGAATGTCGTTGAGTTAAACATTAACGAAGCAAAGTAA
- a CDS encoding serine hydrolase domain-containing protein has product MIDYSSTQNLIESLVTERIVPGVNYAFINNQQLFTSTVGFASTYPNVTQLSPFAEYDLASLTKVLVTENILLKLYQEDRLNFTEPLHDFIPEFKDERVRLFHLMTHTSGIRGWIDHRDQLTHDELLNAIIHLPVTEEFEQRVRYADTNFILLGLVIKAIYGQPVQKVGMQEIIKPMGLKNTTFTPEKTDCVPTVMFQNSSLQGVPHDPKARQLGSDCGSAGLFASMNDLITISKGYLGLDDQILPFSQEVVSLLFDNKNPTGLRPRSWGWDLCFDPELHYPLILHTGYTGILLLLDRVKKTGLILLTNRVHPTGHNQIFLAVREKIIQSFITENKH; this is encoded by the coding sequence ATGATTGATTATTCAAGCACCCAAAACTTAATTGAGTCTCTGGTCACCGAACGTATCGTGCCTGGCGTGAATTACGCCTTTATCAACAATCAGCAGCTTTTCACTTCCACGGTTGGCTTTGCCAGCACCTATCCCAACGTGACCCAACTCAGTCCTTTTGCCGAATATGATTTAGCCAGTCTAACCAAAGTTCTGGTTACGGAAAATATTTTGCTCAAACTCTACCAGGAAGATCGGCTCAACTTTACTGAACCGCTTCATGATTTTATCCCCGAATTCAAAGACGAAAGAGTTCGCCTCTTTCATCTAATGACTCATACTTCCGGTATTCGCGGCTGGATCGACCATCGTGACCAATTAACCCACGACGAGTTGCTTAATGCGATCATTCACCTACCGGTAACAGAAGAATTTGAACAGCGCGTCCGCTACGCCGACACCAACTTTATTTTGCTGGGTCTGGTTATCAAGGCCATTTATGGTCAGCCTGTGCAAAAAGTCGGTATGCAAGAGATTATCAAGCCAATGGGACTTAAAAACACTACTTTTACCCCTGAAAAAACCGACTGTGTGCCCACAGTCATGTTTCAAAACAGTAGCCTGCAAGGTGTTCCGCATGACCCCAAGGCGCGGCAACTAGGTAGTGATTGTGGTTCTGCTGGTCTCTTTGCTTCCATGAATGATCTGATTACAATTTCTAAGGGATACCTGGGACTGGACGACCAGATTCTGCCTTTCAGCCAAGAGGTGGTCAGCCTATTGTTTGACAATAAAAATCCAACCGGTCTTCGGCCGCGCTCTTGGGGGTGGGACCTGTGCTTTGATCCCGAGCTGCACTATCCCCTAATTCTACACACCGGATATACAGGCATCCTACTCTTATTAGACCGTGTCAAAAAGACAGGACTAATTTTATTAACCAACCGGGTCCACCCCACCGGCCACAACCAGATTTTTTTAGCGGTTCGCGAAAAAATCATCCAAAGCTTCATTACAGAAAATAAGCACTAA
- a CDS encoding glycoside hydrolase family 3 protein, which yields MTDLSRKPYNLSASQIDFVNRKVAGMSTNEKIGQLFFVIGQVGESNELQKFVKTYQPGGIMYRPDDAQKLQHAIMTSQKSSTTPLFIAANLEAGGNGLVNGGTWFGRPLQVAATANTENAYNLGEVSGYEAKQVGCNMSFAPIVDLDQNFHNPIMNVRTFGSDQEQVSSMADAQIAGLKANQIIPVAKHFPGDGVDERDQHLVSSINSLSTTAWLESYGQIYRHLIENGLPSIMIGHIMQPAWERKLQAGISDQDLRPASTSKLLIDGLLRQTLNFNGLAITDATPMIGYNAILPRAKALPATINAGIDMILFNKDIDEDYQYITDAVERGIITMKRVDEAVTRIIATKVAQGVMDTNNQLCEPAKNRIDLQLTKHQELAAKVAKEAVTLVKDRDQLLPLTPQKYPRVRLVVLGDTDDGGFKEGGQVTAKFKQKLAEKGFLVTVFEQKNLDFKEVFAGGIRYEQDRFDLALYVANVETASNQTTTRLNWVHLMAADAPWFMRDIPTVFVSTCNPYHLFDVPMVSTYINAYTGNDVTIDALIKKMMGQEEFVGKNPVDPFCGSFDTHL from the coding sequence ATGACAGATCTATCTAGGAAGCCGTACAACTTATCTGCTTCTCAAATCGACTTTGTTAATAGAAAAGTCGCGGGTATGTCAACTAATGAAAAAATTGGTCAACTCTTCTTTGTCATTGGGCAAGTTGGGGAAAGCAATGAATTGCAAAAATTTGTTAAAACTTATCAACCGGGCGGCATTATGTATCGTCCAGATGACGCCCAAAAACTGCAACATGCCATCATGACTTCACAAAAGTCTAGTACCACCCCACTTTTTATCGCAGCCAATTTAGAAGCCGGCGGTAATGGCTTAGTTAATGGCGGTACCTGGTTTGGCCGGCCCTTACAAGTTGCTGCCACCGCTAATACGGAAAATGCTTATAATCTCGGTGAAGTCTCTGGTTATGAAGCAAAGCAAGTTGGTTGCAATATGTCCTTTGCGCCAATTGTTGATCTTGATCAAAACTTCCACAATCCAATCATGAATGTCCGGACCTTTGGTAGTGACCAAGAGCAGGTCAGCAGCATGGCAGACGCTCAGATTGCCGGTCTTAAGGCCAATCAGATAATTCCGGTAGCCAAGCATTTTCCGGGGGACGGAGTAGATGAACGCGACCAACATCTAGTAAGTTCAATCAACTCACTTTCGACCACTGCATGGCTGGAATCATACGGGCAAATCTACCGTCATCTAATTGAAAACGGCCTTCCCAGCATTATGATTGGGCACATTATGCAACCAGCATGGGAACGCAAATTGCAAGCCGGGATCAGCGACCAAGACTTACGCCCCGCTTCTACTTCTAAACTCTTAATTGATGGTCTACTTCGGCAAACTTTAAACTTCAACGGCTTGGCCATTACTGATGCTACGCCAATGATTGGTTATAATGCCATCTTGCCTCGCGCAAAGGCCCTGCCCGCAACCATCAATGCTGGAATAGATATGATTCTTTTTAATAAGGACATTGACGAAGATTATCAATATATTACTGATGCTGTTGAACGCGGCATCATCACAATGAAGCGCGTTGACGAAGCCGTAACTAGAATTATTGCCACTAAAGTTGCGCAAGGAGTTATGGATACTAACAACCAACTTTGTGAGCCGGCAAAAAACAGAATTGACTTACAACTAACTAAACACCAGGAACTTGCTGCTAAAGTGGCTAAAGAAGCCGTAACTTTGGTAAAGGACCGAGACCAACTCCTACCCCTTACGCCCCAAAAATATCCCCGGGTCCGTTTGGTTGTTTTAGGTGACACGGACGATGGTGGCTTTAAGGAAGGCGGTCAGGTAACAGCTAAATTTAAGCAAAAACTTGCAGAAAAAGGTTTTCTAGTCACTGTTTTTGAGCAAAAAAACTTAGACTTCAAGGAAGTTTTTGCTGGCGGAATTCGATATGAGCAAGACCGCTTCGATTTAGCTCTCTATGTTGCCAACGTGGAGACCGCTAGCAACCAAACTACCACTAGACTGAACTGGGTGCACTTGATGGCTGCGGATGCACCTTGGTTTATGAGGGATATTCCCACCGTTTTTGTTTCAACTTGCAACCCATATCACTTGTTTGATGTCCCAATGGTTTCGACTTATATCAATGCCTACACCGGAAATGATGTAACCATCGATGCCCTTATTAAAAAGATGATGGGACAAGAAGAATTTGTCGGTAAAAATCCCGTCGATCCTTTCTGCGGCAGCTTTGATACCCATTTGTAG
- a CDS encoding DUF3021 domain-containing protein, translating into MKNIKAIIIRVLISAPIGVTIGLLLAISYSFAVHSTQFWPSTPQFVSQFANPVQATLAAMSLWALIGAIYGGSSTCFDQEKWSINKQTLTHFLITYILQMPIFVLAGWMPGNFPTLIGFTLGYSIIYVSIGITSKVFARKTIDQLNKKISK; encoded by the coding sequence ATGAAAAATATCAAAGCCATTATTATCCGCGTTCTTATTAGTGCCCCAATCGGTGTGACAATCGGATTGTTACTAGCAATTAGCTATTCTTTTGCAGTCCATTCAACCCAATTTTGGCCTTCCACCCCCCAGTTTGTCAGTCAATTTGCCAATCCCGTGCAGGCAACGCTAGCAGCCATGAGCTTATGGGCATTAATCGGAGCAATTTACGGCGGCAGTAGCACTTGTTTTGATCAAGAAAAATGGAGTATCAATAAGCAGACCCTCACTCACTTCTTAATTACTTATATCTTACAGATGCCAATTTTTGTGCTTGCTGGATGGATGCCTGGCAATTTTCCAACGCTTATCGGCTTCACTCTAGGTTACAGCATTATTTACGTAAGCATCGGAATCACTTCAAAAGTTTTTGCCCGTAAGACAATCGACCAGTTAAATAAAAAAATCTCTAAATAA